A single genomic interval of Pyrus communis chromosome 5, drPyrComm1.1, whole genome shotgun sequence harbors:
- the LOC137734094 gene encoding regulator of nonsense transcripts UPF2-like codes for MDHHEEECRAGNEPHGKQDDEEAAARLEEIKKSIEAKMALRQSNLNPERPDTGFLRTLDSSIKRNTAVIKKLKQINEEQREGLMDDLRVVNLSKFVSEAVTAICDAKLRSSDIQAAVQICSLLHQRYKDFSPTLLQGLLKVFFPGKSGDDLEADKNLRAMKKRSTLKLLLELFFVGVIEDGGIFVNIIKDLASGEHLKDRDTTQTNLTLLASFARQGRMFLGLPLAGPEIHEEFFKGLNITTDQKKFFRKAFQTYYAAAAELLQSEHTSLRQMEHENAKILNAKGELSDESVSSYEKLRKSYEHLYRNVSSLAEALDMQPPVMPEDGHTTRVTSGEDASSPVAGKDSSALEAIWDDEDTRAFYECLPDLRAFVPAVLLGEAESKSSDQSAKTQEQPTEPALESDQTQQITEDTGEASADVGALQEAKSTEKGKDKEEKDKDKIKDPDKEKADRKVENDKEKLKSIEGTNLDALLQRLPGCVSRDLIDQLTVEFCYLNSKANRKKLVRALFNVPRTSLELLAYYSRLVATLSTCMKDVSSMLLAMLEEEFNFLINKKDQMNIETKIRNIRFIGELCKFKIAPAGLVFSCLKACLDDFSHHNIDVACNLLETCGRFLYRSPETTVRMANMLEILMRLKNVKNLDPRHSTLVENAYYLCKPPERSARVTKVRPPLHQYIRKLLFSDLDKSTIEHVLRQLRKLPWGECEPYLLKCFLKVHKGKYGQIHLIASLTAGLSRYHDEFAVSVVDEVLEEIRLGLELNEYGMQQRRIAHMRFLGELYNYEHVDSSVIFETLYLVLAFGHGTPEQDVLDPPEDCFRMRMVITLLETCGHYFDRGSSKRKLDRFLMHFQRYILSKGVLPLDVEFDLQDLFADLRPNMARYSSIEEVNAALLELEERDRTVSIEKHSDTEKPSRRNTSDEMSVNGKSIVNGTGENGVVHGNLGDSDSDSGSGTIDRDRHNEEGLGEENHDGGSDSDEDDDDGGGPASDEDDEVHVRQRVAEVDPQEAEKFELDLKAVMQESMEQRRLELRGRPTLNMMIPMNVFEGSTKDHHGRGVGGESGDEALDEESGGSKEVQVKVLVKRGNKQQTKQMYIPRDCSLIQSTKQKEAEELEEKQDIKRLVLEYNDREEEELNGLGNQTLNYMQSGGNRLAGRGSTWEGASGRGGGARHRYHSSYSGGGAFYSRKK; via the exons ATGGATCACCATGAGGAGGAATGCCGTGCTGGCAATGAACCTCATGGGAAGCAAGATGATGAG GAAGCTGCTGCTAGGCTTGAGGAAATCAAGAAATCTATTGAGGCAAAGATGGCTCTTCGTCAAAGCAATCTGAACCCTGAGCGGCCTG ATACAGGATTCCTTAGGACACTGGATTCTAGCATTAAACGCAACACAGCGGTTATTAAAAAACTGAAGCAGATAAATGAAGAGCAGCGGGAAGGGTTGATGGATGACTTGAGAGTTGTCAACCTGAGCAAATTTGTCAGTGAAGCTGTTACTGCTATTTGTGATGCCAAGCTTAGATCGTCAGACATACAAGCAGCAGTCCAG ATCTGCTCTCTGCTCCATCAAAGGTACAAAGACTTCTCCCCAACTCTGCTTCAAGGTCTTTTGAAAGTCTTCTTTCCGGGGAAGTCTGGGGATGACTTAGAAGCAGACAAGAACTTGAGGGCCATGAAGAAGCGAAGCACTTTGAAACTCCTTTTGGAACTTTTCTTTGTTGGAGTTATAGAAGATGGTGGTATTTTTGTGAATATCATTAAGGATCTTGCCAGTGGAGAACACTTAAAGGATCGGGATACTACTCAGACAAATTTGACTCTTCTTGCTAGTTTTGCTCGTCAGGGAAGAATGTTTCTTGGCCTTCCACTTGCTGGGCCAGAAATTCATGAAGAG TTTTTTAAGGGCCTTAATATCACGACAGATCAAAAGAAATTTTTCAGGAAGGCATTTCAAACATATTATGCTGCTGCTGCAGAACTGCTGCAATCTGAGCATACT TCACTTCGCCAAATGGAGCATGAAAATGCTAAAATCCTTAATGCTAAAGGAGAGCTCAGTGATGAAAGTGTCTCATCATACGAGAAGCTGCGGAAATCTTATGAACATTTGTACCGCAATGTCTCATC TTTAGCAGAAGCACTTGATATGCAACCCCCAGTAATGCCAGAGGATGGCCACACAACGAGGGTTACTAGTGGGGAGGATGCTTCATCTCCTGTTGCTGGAAAGGATTCTTCGGCACTCGAAGCCATATGGGATGATGAAGATACAAGGGCTTTCTATGAATGCTTACCAGATCTTAG AGCATTTGTTCCGGCAGTATTATTGGGAGAAGCAGAGTCTAAAAGCAGTGATCAATCTGCAAAGACCCAGGAACAACCAACT GAACCCGCACTTGAATCAgatcaaactcaacaaattacAGAAGATACTGGAGAGGCTTCTGCAGATGTTGGTGCTTTACAAGAGGCCAAAAGCACAGAGAAAGGAAaggacaaagaagaaaaagataaagacAAGATCAAAGATCCAGACAAAGAGAAAGCTGACAGAAAAGTAGAGAATGACAAAGAGAAGCTCAAAAGTATTGAAGGGACAAATTTGGATGCTTTACTGCAGAGGCTTCCTGGTTGCGTGAGCCGTGATCTTATTGATCAGTTGACT gTGGAGTTTTGTTATTTAAATTCAAAAGCAAATCGGAAAAAGCTTGTGAGGGCATTATTTAATGTCCCTAGAACATCATTGGAGCTACTAGCTTACTACTCGCGTTTGGTTGCTACACTCTCAACTTGTATGAAGGACGTCTCATCCATGCTCCTAGCGATGTTGGAAGAAGAGTTCAACttcttaattaataaaaag GACCAAATGAACATTGAAACGAAGATTAGGAACATTAGATTTATTGGAGAACTCTGCAAGTTTAAGATTGCACCAGCTGGTCTTGTCTTTAGTTGTTTGAAG GCTTGTTTGGATGATTTCAGTCATCATAACATTGATGTTGCTTGCAATCTTCTTGAGACTTGTGGGCGTTTTCTGTATCGGTCTCCTGAAACTACTGTGCGGATGGCTAACATGTTGGAAATATTAATGCGATTGAAGAACGTAAAAAATTTAGACCCTCGGCACAGCACCCTTGTTGAAAATGCTTACTACCTATGCAAACCACCTGAGAGATCTGCACGGGTCACTAAAGTCCGTCCTCCATTGCATCAG TATATAAGAAAGTTGCTATTCTCAGATCTTGATAAGTCTACCATAGAGCATGTGCTCAGGCAACTGCGTAAATTACCATGGGGTGAATGTGAGCCGTATCTTTTAAAATGCTTTCTGAAGGTTCACAAAGGGAAGTATGGTCAGATCCACTTGATTGCTTCTCTCACCGCTGGTTTGAGCCGCTATCATGATGAATTTGCTGTATCTGTTGTTGATGAG GTTCTAGAGGAGATACGGCTTGGCCTAGAATTAAATGAGTATGGGATGCAGCAAAGACGGATTGCCCATATGCGATTTTTAGGAGAGCTATACAACTATGAGCATGTAGATTCTTCTGTTATTTTTGAAACTCTGTACTTGGTTCTTGCCTTTGGCCATGGCACACCAGAG CAAGATGTACTGGATCCACCAGAAGATTGTTTCCGCATGAGGATGGTTATTACTCTTCTTGAAACCTGCGGGCACTACTTTGACCGAGGCTCTTCCAAGAGGAAACTTGATCGATTCTTGATGCACTTTCAGAGATATATACTAAGTAAAGGTGTACTACCGCTTGATGTGGAATTTGACTTACAG GACTTATTTGCTGATCTACGCCCCAACATGGCTCGGTACTCTTCCATTGAAGAAGTTAATGCAGCTCTTTTAGAACTTGAGGAGCGTGATCGTACTGTCTCCATTGAGAAGCACTCTGACACTGAAAAGCCTTCAAGGAGGAATACCTCCGATGAAATGTCAGTGAATGGAAAGAGTATTGTAAATGGAACCGGGGAAAATGGTGTAGTTCATGGAAACCTTGGAGATAGTGACAGTGATTCGGGAAGTGGCACCATTGATCGAGATAGACATAATGAAGAAGGATTGGGTGAAGAGAATCATGATGGTGGATCTGACAGTGacgaggatgatgatgatggtggtggaCCGGCATCCGATGAGGACGATGAAGTCCATGTCAGACAGAGGGTTGCTGAGGTCGACCCTCAAGAAGCAGAAAAGTTTGAGCTGGATCTCAAGGCTGTTATGCAG GAAAGCATGGAGCAACGTAGGCTAGAGCTGAGAGGCCGACCAACATTAAACATGATGATACCGATGAATGTGTTTGAGGGGTCCACCAAGGACCATCATGGAAGAGGGGTTGGAGGGGAAAGTGGAGATGAGGCATTGGATGAAGAGTCTGGAGGAAGCAAGGAGGTCCAGGTGAAAGTTCTTGTCAAGCGTGGTAACAAGCAACAAACAAAGCAGATGTACATCCCTCGGGATTGCTCACTTATCCAGAGTACGAAACAGAAAGAAGCAGAAGAGCTTGAAGAGAAACAAGACATCAAGAGGTTGGTTTTGGAATACAATGACAGAGAAGAGGAGGAGCTTAATGGATTGGGGAACCAGACTCTGAACTATATGCAGAGTGGCGGTAATAGACTTGCTGGCCGTGGCAGCACTTGGGAAGGAGCTAGCGGTAGAGGTGGTGGAGCACGTCATAGATATCACAGTAGTTATTCCGGTGGGGGAGCTTTCTACAGCAGGAAAAAGTAA